The proteins below are encoded in one region of Pirellulales bacterium:
- a CDS encoding prepilin-type N-terminal cleavage/methylation domain-containing protein — translation MRARRRTGFTLVEVLLVVVILAILAATVIPQFTESGENAKESATMQNLRTLRSQIEMYKLQHNGAVPSNANLSQLTGKTNADGTANASGAFGPYLIGGVPFNPYNNSNTVTTTTNNPPSAAVEGGAGWLYNTTTGGIWANTDEALTPVAK, via the coding sequence ATGCGTGCTCGTCGTCGCACTGGCTTTACGCTGGTCGAAGTGCTCCTCGTCGTCGTGATCCTCGCCATTCTGGCTGCCACCGTGATTCCGCAATTCACCGAGTCGGGCGAGAACGCCAAGGAAAGCGCGACGATGCAGAATCTCCGCACCCTCCGCTCGCAGATCGAAATGTACAAGCTGCAGCACAATGGTGCGGTGCCGAGCAATGCGAATCTTTCGCAGCTCACCGGCAAGACCAATGCCGATGGCACGGCAAATGCCTCGGGCGCCTTCGGGCCCTACCTGATCGGCGGCGTCCCCTTCAATCCGTACAACAACTCGAACACCGTCACCACCACGACGAACAATCCTCCCTCGGCGGCGGTCGAGGGTGGAGCCGGCTGGCTCTACAACACCACGACGGGTGGCATTTGGGCCAACACCGACGAAGCCCTGACCCCCGTGGCCAAATAG
- the lpxA gene encoding acyl-ACP--UDP-N-acetylglucosamine O-acyltransferase, whose amino-acid sequence MKVHSLAVVHPTAKLGSNVEIGPFSVVEAGVEIGDDCVLESRVTVKTGTRMGSKNHVCEGAIVGGVPQHVRVPDQLGAVVIGSGNTIRENVTIHRALHGDQSTTLGDNNLVMVNVHIAHDCVIGNNTIMANNAMLAGHIVVADKAYISGAVGIHQFCRVGRLAMVGGQAHVTRDIPPFVTVDGATTLIVGLNLVGLRRAGFKPEDVAQLKAAYRVIYRSGMPWAEIVARLRDEYATGPAAEFHEFFSGGKRGFTPERRMPPTPTLRLRAAEEESETELRRKAG is encoded by the coding sequence GTGAAAGTCCATTCTCTGGCCGTCGTCCATCCCACTGCCAAGTTGGGTTCGAACGTCGAGATCGGGCCTTTTTCCGTGGTGGAAGCCGGCGTTGAAATCGGGGACGACTGCGTGCTCGAGTCGCGTGTCACGGTCAAGACCGGCACACGCATGGGTTCCAAGAATCACGTCTGCGAAGGCGCGATCGTCGGCGGGGTGCCGCAGCACGTGCGCGTGCCCGATCAGTTGGGGGCCGTCGTCATCGGCTCGGGCAATACGATTCGCGAAAACGTCACCATCCACCGCGCGCTGCACGGCGATCAGTCGACGACGCTCGGCGACAACAACCTGGTGATGGTCAACGTCCATATCGCTCACGACTGCGTCATCGGCAACAACACGATCATGGCGAACAATGCGATGCTCGCCGGTCATATCGTGGTCGCCGACAAGGCGTATATCTCGGGCGCCGTCGGCATTCACCAGTTCTGCCGCGTGGGGCGGCTGGCGATGGTCGGCGGTCAGGCGCACGTAACACGCGACATTCCACCTTTCGTCACGGTGGACGGGGCCACGACCTTGATCGTGGGTTTGAACCTGGTCGGTTTGCGCCGGGCGGGATTCAAACCCGAAGACGTGGCTCAATTGAAGGCCGCGTACCGTGTGATCTACCGTAGCGGCATGCCGTGGGCCGAAATCGTCGCTCGCCTCCGCGACGAATACGCCACGGGTCCCGCCGCGGAGTTCCACGAGTTCTTCAGCGGCGGCAAGCGCGGCTTCACGCCCGAACGCCGCATGCCGCCGACACCAACCCTGCGCCTGCGGGCGGCGGAAGAAGAGAGCGAAACGGAACTTCGGCGCAAGGCAGGGTGA
- a CDS encoding redox-sensing transcriptional repressor Rex has product MSDSKSRRVGSASDGAVPKAVVSRLSLYLRELQHLVRDGHETTSSNRLGRVLGFTDAQVRKDLAYFGHFGYPGIGYRCEELIRAIRGILGTNQQWSVALIGAGNLGRALLGYKGFHQQGFCFVAAFDVDTSKVGGSIEGVEVFHLDRLPEMVQKNKIRLALLAVPAPAAQGVADRLVEAGIEGVLNFAPVTISLPGHVRQVGVDLAIELEQLAFGVMKRTADD; this is encoded by the coding sequence ATGAGTGACTCCAAAAGTCGACGCGTCGGCTCTGCGTCTGACGGTGCGGTCCCCAAGGCGGTCGTAAGTCGTTTGAGCCTTTACCTTCGCGAGCTCCAGCACCTGGTTCGCGACGGCCACGAGACCACCAGTTCGAACCGTTTGGGGCGGGTACTGGGGTTTACCGATGCCCAGGTCCGCAAGGACCTCGCCTATTTCGGCCATTTTGGCTATCCCGGCATCGGCTATCGCTGCGAGGAGCTGATCCGGGCCATCCGCGGTATCCTGGGTACGAACCAACAATGGTCCGTGGCCCTCATAGGAGCTGGTAACCTCGGCCGCGCCCTCTTGGGATACAAGGGATTCCATCAGCAAGGCTTTTGCTTCGTGGCGGCCTTCGATGTCGATACCTCCAAGGTGGGCGGATCGATCGAAGGGGTCGAAGTCTTCCACCTCGATCGCTTGCCCGAAATGGTTCAAAAAAATAAGATCAGGCTCGCGCTGCTGGCCGTGCCTGCCCCTGCTGCTCAAGGGGTGGCCGATCGGCTCGTCGAGGCCGGCATCGAAGGGGTGCTCAATTTCGCACCTGTAACGATTTCGCTGCCGGGACACGTGCGGCAGGTCGGAGTCGACCTGGCAATCGAGCTCGAACAACTCGCTTTCGGCGTGATGAAGCGCACCGCGGATGACTGA
- the ppdK gene encoding pyruvate, phosphate dikinase, translating to MADSEKYVYSFGPNGTDGDASMRELLGGKGANLAEMTKIGLPVPAGFTIATTVCTYFYANDRKYPPSLKAQVDEAMRKIEKEMGAELGSSKNPLLVSCRSGARDSMPGMMDTVLNIGLNDQTVKVLADQSQNERFAWDSYRRFVQMYGDVVLDLKPKDKTDIDPFEHLLHEKKKKVGVKLDNELSPTHLKELVAEFKKAIKEATGKEFPTDAMEQVWGAVGAVFGSWMNDRAVVYRRTYGIPHEWGTATNVQAMVFGNLGDDCATGVAMTRDVAIGEPGLNGDYLINAQGEDVVAGIRTPLRIEETLEKDMPKSYAELVEIGKKLEKHYRDVQDIEFTMQRGKVWMLQTRNAKRTGFAAVRIAVDMVNEGLITKETALSAKRIPADDLNQLLQPIFDPAAKKAADAAGKRLAKGVNAGPGAATGKICFHASDAEAQWLKNNNVELILVRRETSPEDLRGMKIAKGILTAFGGASSHAALVSRQMGKACVVGCSDLDIDYKAGTVKVAGRTLKEGDWISMDGFTGEVFEGAVETRQSEVLEALFGDKDKVAASSSKTYHCYEQLMTWVDEHRKLRVRTNADEPKQALEAIAFGAEGIGLCRTEHMFFNHIDEFREMILATTLEGREKALAKLLPFQREDFEGIFQAMHGKPVTIRLLDPPLHEFLPHESAEQEKLAKKIGTTGDAIARRVSELHEFNPMLGHRGCRLGIVYPEITRMQARAIIEAACNVKQAGIDVLPEIMVPLAGFAAEFRDQEKIVRETAEKVFAEKGVTVKYLVGTMIEIPRAAVCSEQIGTYAEFFSFGTNDLTQTTLGMSRDDYAAFINYYREHDIVPNDPFQTIDQDGVGSLMRQGVAGGRQARPDLKLGICGEHGGDPASVIFCHEIGLDYVSCSPFRVPIARLAAAQAAVAAKKK from the coding sequence ATGGCTGACTCGGAGAAGTACGTCTATTCCTTTGGTCCCAACGGCACGGATGGCGATGCCTCGATGCGTGAGCTGCTCGGCGGCAAGGGGGCGAACCTGGCCGAGATGACGAAGATCGGCCTGCCCGTCCCCGCCGGCTTCACGATCGCCACCACCGTCTGCACCTACTTCTACGCCAACGACCGCAAATATCCGCCGTCCCTCAAGGCGCAGGTCGACGAGGCGATGCGCAAGATCGAGAAGGAGATGGGGGCCGAACTCGGCTCCTCGAAGAACCCGCTGCTCGTCTCCTGCCGCTCGGGCGCCCGCGATTCGATGCCCGGCATGATGGACACTGTGCTCAACATCGGTCTCAACGATCAGACCGTGAAGGTCCTGGCCGATCAGTCGCAGAACGAACGCTTCGCCTGGGACAGCTACCGCCGCTTCGTGCAGATGTACGGCGACGTCGTGTTGGATCTCAAGCCGAAGGACAAGACCGATATCGATCCCTTCGAGCACCTGTTGCACGAGAAGAAAAAGAAGGTCGGCGTGAAGCTCGACAACGAGCTCTCCCCCACGCATCTGAAGGAACTCGTCGCCGAGTTCAAGAAGGCGATCAAGGAAGCCACCGGCAAGGAATTCCCCACCGACGCCATGGAGCAGGTCTGGGGAGCGGTCGGCGCCGTGTTCGGTAGCTGGATGAACGACCGCGCCGTCGTCTATCGCCGCACCTACGGCATTCCGCACGAGTGGGGCACCGCCACCAACGTGCAAGCGATGGTCTTCGGCAATCTGGGCGACGACTGCGCCACCGGCGTGGCCATGACCCGCGACGTGGCCATCGGCGAGCCCGGCCTCAACGGCGACTACTTGATCAATGCCCAGGGCGAAGACGTCGTGGCGGGCATTCGCACGCCGCTCCGCATCGAGGAGACCCTCGAAAAGGACATGCCCAAGTCGTACGCCGAGCTGGTCGAGATCGGCAAGAAGCTCGAGAAGCACTATCGCGACGTGCAGGACATCGAGTTCACCATGCAGCGCGGCAAGGTGTGGATGCTGCAAACCCGCAACGCCAAGCGAACCGGCTTCGCCGCCGTCCGGATCGCCGTCGACATGGTGAACGAGGGGCTCATCACCAAAGAAACCGCGCTCAGCGCCAAGCGCATCCCGGCCGACGACTTGAACCAGCTCTTGCAGCCGATCTTCGATCCCGCCGCCAAGAAGGCCGCCGATGCCGCCGGCAAGCGTCTGGCCAAGGGGGTGAACGCGGGCCCCGGTGCCGCGACCGGCAAGATCTGCTTCCACGCCTCGGACGCCGAGGCGCAGTGGCTCAAGAACAACAACGTCGAGTTGATCCTGGTGCGTCGCGAAACCAGCCCCGAGGATCTCCGCGGCATGAAGATCGCCAAGGGCATCCTTACCGCCTTCGGTGGCGCCAGCTCACACGCCGCGCTCGTCAGCCGCCAGATGGGCAAGGCCTGCGTCGTCGGCTGCTCGGATCTCGACATCGACTACAAGGCAGGCACCGTCAAGGTGGCTGGCCGCACCTTGAAGGAGGGCGATTGGATCTCGATGGACGGTTTCACGGGCGAGGTCTTCGAAGGCGCCGTCGAAACGCGCCAGAGCGAAGTCCTCGAGGCCCTCTTCGGCGATAAGGACAAGGTCGCCGCCAGCAGCTCGAAGACCTATCACTGCTACGAGCAGCTCATGACCTGGGTGGACGAGCATCGCAAGCTCCGCGTCCGCACGAACGCCGACGAGCCGAAGCAGGCTCTCGAGGCGATCGCCTTTGGCGCCGAAGGGATCGGTCTCTGCCGCACGGAGCACATGTTCTTCAACCACATCGACGAGTTCCGCGAGATGATTCTCGCCACCACGCTCGAAGGCCGCGAAAAGGCCCTCGCCAAGCTGCTCCCCTTCCAGCGTGAAGACTTCGAAGGCATCTTCCAGGCCATGCATGGCAAGCCGGTGACGATCCGCCTCTTGGATCCGCCGTTGCACGAGTTCCTGCCCCACGAATCCGCCGAGCAGGAAAAGCTGGCCAAGAAGATCGGCACCACCGGCGACGCCATCGCCCGCCGCGTCTCGGAGCTGCACGAGTTCAACCCCATGCTCGGCCACCGCGGTTGCCGCTTGGGCATCGTCTATCCCGAGATCACGCGCATGCAGGCCCGTGCCATCATCGAGGCGGCCTGCAACGTCAAGCAGGCGGGCATCGACGTGCTGCCCGAGATCATGGTGCCGCTGGCGGGCTTCGCCGCCGAGTTCCGCGATCAGGAGAAGATCGTCCGCGAGACCGCCGAGAAGGTCTTTGCCGAGAAGGGCGTCACGGTGAAGTATCTCGTCGGCACGATGATCGAGATTCCGCGTGCCGCGGTCTGCTCCGAGCAAATCGGCACGTACGCCGAGTTCTTCAGCTTCGGCACGAACGACCTGACGCAGACCACGCTCGGCATGAGCCGCGACGATTACGCCGCCTTCATCAACTACTACCGTGAGCACGACATCGTGCCGAACGATCCCTTCCAGACGATCGATCAGGACGGCGTCGGTAGCTTGATGAGGCAGGGCGTGGCCGGCGGCCGCCAGGCGCGGCCCGACCTCAAGCTCGGTATCTGCGGCGAGCACGGCGGCGACCCGGCCAGCGTGATCTTCTGCCACGAGATCGGGCTCGACTACGTCAGTTGCTCACCCTTCCGCGTGCCGATCGCCCGCCTGGCAGCCGCCCAGGCAGCCGTCGCGGCGAAGAAGAAATAG
- a CDS encoding PEP-CTERM sorting domain-containing protein — protein sequence MRLVHRTLFFASLLLCVACSSAHAELIGNPLLEEFDSSAQNWKNYMGNLSQDATWISGGGPDGAGDAYIQSTFTTPVTGSASTSQVVFRARDTVNSSDNIFFGDWTGGQKVITFSVRHNADSPLSFGMRLPTTMGFPAMIGLFAEPVNPNEWTQLTMLVNNTNPLLTDETGPTHNNFTAVFSAVNSIQIFANLSAQPNSTAISFDLDNFQVVPEPSTIAIAGMGLPALALAGARYRRRKNAGKSAA from the coding sequence ATGCGTCTGGTTCATCGCACCTTGTTCTTTGCGTCCTTGTTGCTGTGCGTCGCCTGCTCGTCCGCCCATGCCGAATTGATCGGCAACCCGCTGCTCGAAGAGTTCGATAGTTCCGCCCAGAACTGGAAGAACTACATGGGCAACCTGTCGCAAGACGCCACCTGGATCAGCGGCGGTGGTCCCGATGGCGCCGGCGATGCCTATATCCAATCGACTTTCACCACACCCGTGACCGGCAGCGCCTCGACCTCACAGGTCGTGTTCCGTGCCCGCGATACTGTTAATTCGAGCGACAACATCTTCTTTGGCGATTGGACGGGGGGCCAGAAGGTGATCACTTTCTCCGTGCGCCACAATGCCGATTCGCCCCTTTCTTTTGGGATGCGATTGCCCACTACGATGGGCTTTCCGGCCATGATCGGGCTGTTCGCTGAGCCGGTGAACCCGAACGAATGGACCCAACTCACTATGCTGGTGAACAACACGAATCCGCTGCTTACCGACGAGACCGGACCCACCCACAACAACTTCACAGCGGTCTTCAGTGCGGTGAATTCGATTCAAATTTTTGCCAACTTGTCGGCCCAGCCCAACTCGACGGCCATCAGTTTCGACCTGGACAACTTCCAGGTCGTGCCCGAGCCCAGCACGATCGCCATCGCCGGCATGGGGCTCCCCGCCCTGGCCCTGGCAGGCGCGCGCTATCGCCGTCGCAAGAACGCCGGGAAGTCGGCTGCCTAG
- a CDS encoding recombinase RecA, producing MATGIPGLDQKLGGGLLPGTLAVVVGATGIGKTQLGVQFNAAGGSQEGHRGIFFDLSYRGDAQSHADYAARMFDWRISKQDPALHPRFENYFAADRPQPDYLRLFDFAGRRATVRAADFDAYRDWHAEIVSRLNVAIDFFYGNFVRGTRRCVIDGVDPSDKQADSFQFELFDYVYHQILRKEHDWVARDLFRQEFRQHAAEVAAHGYDHARVGCLMLYTSHESMLEQLIDRPLDDRDWLAAANTVIYMGKIREGNRLSRGLYIAKHRGSPCSDEIIPYEIDDAGLRVVS from the coding sequence CTGGCGACCGGTATTCCTGGACTCGATCAAAAGCTGGGTGGGGGGCTGTTGCCCGGCACGCTCGCGGTGGTGGTCGGAGCCACCGGCATCGGCAAGACCCAACTCGGCGTGCAGTTCAACGCCGCCGGCGGTTCGCAAGAGGGCCATCGCGGGATCTTCTTCGACCTCAGCTACCGCGGCGACGCGCAGAGCCATGCCGACTATGCCGCCCGCATGTTCGACTGGCGGATCAGCAAGCAAGATCCCGCCCTCCATCCGCGGTTCGAGAACTACTTCGCCGCCGATCGACCGCAGCCAGACTATTTGCGCTTGTTCGATTTCGCGGGGCGCCGAGCGACGGTCCGCGCGGCCGACTTCGACGCCTATCGCGACTGGCACGCCGAGATCGTCTCGCGGCTCAACGTGGCGATCGATTTCTTCTACGGCAACTTCGTGCGCGGCACGCGGCGCTGCGTGATCGACGGTGTCGATCCCTCCGACAAGCAGGCCGATTCCTTCCAGTTCGAACTGTTCGACTACGTCTACCACCAGATCCTGCGCAAAGAACACGATTGGGTCGCACGCGATCTCTTCCGGCAAGAGTTTCGCCAGCACGCCGCCGAAGTTGCGGCACACGGTTACGATCATGCCCGCGTCGGCTGCCTCATGCTCTACACGTCGCACGAGTCGATGCTCGAGCAGCTCATCGATCGGCCCCTCGACGATCGCGATTGGCTCGCCGCGGCGAATACCGTGATCTACATGGGCAAGATTCGCGAAGGCAACCGGCTGTCGCGCGGCCTCTACATCGCCAAACACCGCGGCAGCCCATGCTCGGACGAGATCATTCCCTACGAGATCGACGACGCCGGCCTGCGCGTGGTCTCGTAG
- a CDS encoding adenylate/guanylate cyclase domain-containing protein gives MADLIAEGMLPQQRWRRVLPIDQTIVIGRNPGTWAVPWDDRISRRHAELRWHEGRLEVRKIPTAMNPVFVRGNEVSEVALKPGDNFVIGTTTFTLSVDQVSMSLDMPLPREEQSFTAQYLQQLPFRNADQRIEVLSRLPEVIVGASTDMELCVRLVNMLMAGIRRADAVAVVSVNSVSPEEAKVQVLHWDRRLTTESAGLDFQPSARLILDAVKREQSVLHRWEAGAENEIPGATLAEGYDWAFCTPVGDTSKGGWAVYVAGRLAHRRGGPSSSSSPTDMRDDLKFTELVASILSSLRQLHTLQRKQASLGQFFAPAVMEAMGTADPEEVLKPRETQVSVLFCDLRGFSLEAERSADDLLGLLNRVSVALGVMTHHILESGGVVGDFQGDAAMGFWGWPLPQHDRIHRVCRAATAIRTAFEEAATRSGDALADFRMGIGIACGRAVAGKIGTVDQVKVTVFGPVVNLASRLEGMTKILRAPILIDETTAEQIRASVPAEIARIRRLAVLQPYGMDTAVEVSELLPPEKDYPLLTDEHLRTYEAALEAFLAGRWGEAYELLHRLPASDRPKDFLTVYIAQHDRTPPRNWDGVIRLTSKS, from the coding sequence GTGGCCGATCTGATTGCGGAAGGAATGTTGCCCCAGCAGCGCTGGCGCCGGGTGTTGCCCATCGATCAAACGATCGTCATCGGTCGCAATCCTGGTACCTGGGCCGTGCCGTGGGACGATCGCATCTCGCGCCGCCATGCCGAGCTGCGTTGGCACGAAGGCCGTCTCGAAGTGCGCAAGATCCCGACGGCGATGAATCCCGTCTTCGTGCGGGGAAACGAGGTGTCGGAAGTCGCGCTCAAGCCGGGAGACAACTTCGTCATCGGCACGACTACGTTCACGCTGTCGGTCGACCAGGTGAGCATGTCGCTCGACATGCCATTGCCGCGCGAAGAGCAGTCGTTTACGGCGCAGTACCTGCAGCAGTTGCCGTTTCGCAATGCGGACCAGCGGATCGAGGTTTTGAGCCGCTTGCCCGAGGTGATCGTCGGCGCCTCGACCGACATGGAACTTTGCGTGCGGCTGGTGAACATGCTGATGGCCGGGATTCGCCGCGCCGATGCGGTGGCGGTGGTGTCGGTCAACTCGGTCTCGCCGGAGGAGGCCAAGGTGCAGGTGTTGCACTGGGATCGCCGGCTGACGACCGAGTCGGCCGGGCTCGATTTTCAGCCCAGCGCGCGGTTGATCCTCGATGCCGTCAAGCGCGAGCAGAGCGTGTTGCATCGTTGGGAGGCGGGCGCCGAGAACGAAATTCCCGGCGCCACGCTGGCCGAAGGATACGACTGGGCCTTCTGCACGCCGGTGGGGGATACCAGCAAAGGTGGCTGGGCGGTGTATGTGGCGGGGCGGCTGGCGCATCGGCGCGGAGGACCCTCGAGTTCGTCCAGCCCCACCGACATGCGCGACGACCTGAAGTTCACCGAGTTAGTCGCGTCGATCCTCAGCTCGCTGCGGCAGCTTCACACGCTGCAGCGCAAGCAGGCCAGCCTGGGGCAATTCTTTGCTCCCGCGGTGATGGAGGCGATGGGGACCGCCGATCCCGAGGAGGTGCTCAAGCCGCGCGAGACGCAGGTCTCGGTGCTGTTCTGCGACTTGCGAGGTTTTTCGCTCGAGGCCGAACGGAGCGCCGACGACCTGCTCGGGCTGTTGAATCGTGTCAGCGTCGCGCTCGGGGTCATGACGCATCACATCCTCGAGTCGGGGGGCGTGGTGGGAGATTTCCAGGGGGACGCGGCCATGGGTTTTTGGGGCTGGCCCCTGCCGCAGCACGACCGTATCCACCGCGTGTGCCGGGCGGCGACGGCGATTCGCACCGCCTTCGAGGAAGCGGCCACGCGGAGCGGCGATGCGCTGGCCGATTTCCGCATGGGGATCGGCATTGCCTGCGGCCGGGCGGTGGCGGGCAAGATCGGCACGGTCGATCAGGTGAAGGTGACCGTCTTCGGCCCGGTGGTGAATCTGGCCTCGCGTCTCGAAGGCATGACGAAGATCCTACGCGCTCCGATTCTGATTGACGAGACGACGGCCGAACAGATTCGCGCGAGCGTGCCCGCCGAGATCGCGCGCATACGGCGGTTGGCCGTGCTGCAGCCGTACGGCATGGATACGGCCGTCGAAGTGAGCGAGTTGCTGCCGCCGGAAAAGGACTATCCGCTGCTGACCGACGAACACTTGCGGACTTATGAAGCGGCGCTCGAGGCCTTCCTGGCTGGACGCTGGGGCGAGGCGTACGAACTGCTGCATCGCCTGCCGGCGAGCGACCGCCCCAAGGACTTTTTGACGGTCTACATCGCGCAGCACGATCGCACGCCGCCGCGAAACTGGGACGGCGTGATTCGACTCACCTCGAAAAGCTGA
- a CDS encoding tetratricopeptide repeat protein, with amino-acid sequence MPTNEELYDAADRLKDEGKLEEAAAKLHELLTQDAKYPLAHSALAVVYTRLGKHDEAIRHGLEVVKLEPNDPFSYTALSVTFQRAGKIPEAEDALARARMLQQGM; translated from the coding sequence ATGCCCACGAACGAAGAACTCTATGACGCGGCCGACCGGCTCAAGGACGAAGGCAAGCTCGAAGAAGCAGCCGCCAAATTGCACGAACTGTTGACCCAAGATGCCAAGTACCCCCTCGCGCACTCGGCCCTCGCCGTCGTCTATACCCGACTCGGCAAGCACGACGAGGCCATTCGCCACGGCCTCGAAGTCGTCAAGCTCGAGCCGAACGATCCGTTCAGCTATACGGCGCTCAGCGTGACCTTCCAGCGCGCGGGCAAGATTCCCGAGGCAGAAGACGCGCTGGCCCGAGCTCGGATGCTGCAGCAGGGAATGTAA
- a CDS encoding CPBP family intramembrane metalloprotease, which produces MNPDSIEPLPERELSPWVMIALEGALLPMALLAGWLFEIDPCADIVWSADSLALGVVTALLPLAVVLALDYFRPALWQGMTHTIDELLIPLLRHWSWGQLLLVSLLAGLGEELLFRGVMIPALVPWIGLGAAVALSSILFGAVHAITRLYIVYATLMGLYLAFVWLASENLAVPIVAHAAYDFVALAWFLRWRGDHASSA; this is translated from the coding sequence ATGAATCCCGACAGCATCGAACCCCTCCCCGAGCGCGAACTTTCCCCCTGGGTCATGATTGCGCTCGAGGGGGCCCTGCTTCCAATGGCGCTCCTGGCGGGCTGGCTCTTCGAGATCGATCCATGCGCGGACATTGTCTGGTCGGCCGATTCGCTGGCGTTGGGGGTGGTGACGGCATTGCTCCCTTTGGCCGTGGTGCTGGCACTCGACTATTTCCGGCCGGCCCTCTGGCAGGGGATGACGCACACCATCGACGAGTTGCTCATCCCCCTGCTCCGTCACTGGAGCTGGGGCCAACTGCTGCTCGTTTCGCTCTTGGCCGGCTTGGGCGAGGAACTGCTCTTTCGCGGCGTGATGATCCCGGCGCTCGTGCCCTGGATCGGATTAGGCGCGGCGGTCGCGCTGTCCAGCATCCTCTTTGGCGCGGTACACGCCATCACGCGGTTGTATATTGTTTACGCGACACTGATGGGGCTGTATCTCGCCTTCGTTTGGCTGGCGAGCGAGAACCTGGCGGTGCCGATCGTGGCCCACGCGGCCTACGACTTTGTCGCCCTGGCCTGGTTCTTGCGCTGGCGTGGCGATCATGCCTCCAGTGCCTAG
- a CDS encoding phosphotransferase family protein produces the protein MDVTVLGARLRELLPEWRHADLAIAPLDGGITNANFRVDVAGESYVVRVEAPSSAGLAIDREQEWHNTAQAASRGLAPRPLQRFDQDQLSVREFLAGRSLSAAELRTPGNPTRIATLLRRLHGGPAFRGEFDLAQAAGRWVATVQRAGWPTPPDYSARREGLARLQAALGPRPVALAPCHNDLLAENFLEVGQDWRLIDFEYSGNNDPTFELGNLCRELDFNNAAIDELCQAYFDAPTEREAARVRLNMLLSDVGWSLWAVVQEHASAVEFNYAEYGLRRWQRAAEVLDSTAFSSLERAARSLARAKPPF, from the coding sequence GTGGATGTCACGGTCCTCGGAGCGCGCCTGCGCGAACTGCTGCCCGAGTGGCGCCACGCCGATCTTGCGATCGCGCCTCTGGACGGCGGCATCACGAACGCGAACTTTCGCGTCGACGTTGCCGGCGAATCTTACGTGGTGCGCGTCGAGGCCCCCTCGTCCGCCGGCCTGGCGATCGATCGCGAACAGGAATGGCACAACACGGCGCAGGCGGCCTCGCGGGGGCTCGCGCCTCGTCCGCTCCAGCGCTTCGACCAGGATCAGCTCAGCGTGCGCGAGTTCCTCGCCGGGCGCTCCCTCTCGGCGGCCGAATTGCGCACGCCCGGTAATCCGACCCGTATCGCCACCTTGTTGCGCCGCTTGCACGGGGGACCCGCCTTTCGGGGCGAATTCGATCTCGCTCAAGCAGCCGGCCGTTGGGTCGCCACCGTGCAACGAGCCGGCTGGCCGACACCTCCCGACTACTCCGCCCGGCGCGAAGGGCTTGCCCGATTGCAAGCGGCCCTCGGACCACGCCCCGTCGCGCTGGCCCCCTGTCACAACGATCTCTTGGCCGAGAATTTCCTCGAGGTCGGCCAGGACTGGCGATTGATCGACTTCGAGTATAGCGGCAACAATGACCCCACGTTCGAGTTGGGAAACCTTTGCCGCGAACTCGACTTCAACAACGCCGCCATCGACGAGCTGTGCCAGGCTTATTTCGACGCCCCTACGGAACGCGAGGCCGCCCGGGTACGGCTGAACATGCTCCTCTCCGATGTCGGCTGGTCGCTCTGGGCCGTCGTGCAAGAACATGCCTCGGCCGTCGAGTTCAACTATGCCGAATATGGCCTGCGTCGCTGGCAACGCGCGGCTGAAGTGCTCGATTCCACGGCCTTTTCCTCGCTCGAACGAGCGGCGCGATCGCTAGCACGCGCGAAACCGCCCTTCTGA